A region of Leishmania donovani BPK282A1 complete genome, chromosome 7 DNA encodes the following proteins:
- a CDS encoding vacuolar-type Ca2+-ATPase, putative: MYASTRKNPFPILPDSYVHLVHGSCVLITLNATPTLRKTSSHRKRGAHAYPKKKTGQEAIQHTHAPFGPPFPPSLFCFSASRPPSLQQPLPTFFCFVSVLPTLDPSLCLASLTRPPPDQCRRHHRHQPRLRLSFSSLLLSQTDKRHARDRRRGRSKTPPTTTTGRQVGTQATAQDNLHTRVTFHPCPLRTEARTWGHPFMRASEMEDHHAPLPLSGATGTFRSYGTYTYDVHEFDRMRKEDLASSVRQRFTKRSHTVIMGGENFGAGVQDSLEDIFARANEATPMYEKLGKVEGIANTLHTSLKNGVDGNTVEARRAFFGKNALPEEP, translated from the coding sequence ATGTACGCAAGCACCAGAAAGAACCCATTCCCCATCCTACCCGACTCATATGTGCACCTTGTTCATGGTTCCTGTGTTCTCATCACGTTGAACGCGACACCCACGCTCCGGAAAACGTCTTCACACCGCAAAAGAGGGGCGCACGCATATCCGAAGAAAAAAACCGGACAGGAGGCAAtccaacacacgcacgcgccctTCGggccccccttccctccctcgctcttctGCTTTTCTGCGTCCCGGCCTCCgtctctgcagcagccgttGCCGACCTTCTTCTGCTTTGTCTCTGTCCTTCCCACGCTCGATCCGTCTCTGTGTTTGGCGTCTCTCACGCGCCCTCCACCGGACCAGTgccgtcgccatcatcgACATCAGCcgcgtctccgtctctctttctcttcgctcctcctctcacAAACGGACAAGCGCCACGCGCGTGACCGCCGGAGAGGCAGAAGCAAGACGCCACCGACGACGACCACAGGCAGGCAGGTAGGCACACAAGCAACCGCACAGGACAACTTGCACACACGTGTCACGTTCCACCCTTGCCCACTTCGCACAGAGGCACGCACGTGGGGGCACCCTTTTATGCGCGCATCAGAGATGGAGGATCATCACGCCCCGTTGCCGCTGTCAGGAGCGACAGGCACCTTTCGCTCGTACGGCACGTACACCTACGACGTTCACGAGTTTGACCGCATGCGGAAAGAGGACCTCGCCTCCTCGGTGCGCCAGCGCTTTACCAAGCGCTCCCACACGGTGATTATGGGCGGCGAGAACTTCGGTGCAGGCGTTCAAGATTCGCTCGAGGACATCTTTGCCCGCGCCAACGAGGCAACGCCGATGTACGAAAAACTCGGCAAGGTAGAGGGCATCGCGAACACGCTGCACACGTCCCTGAAAAACGGCGTGGACGGCAACACCGtggaggcgcgccgcgccttctTTGGCAAGAACGCACTGCCCGAGGAACCG